A genomic window from Helicobacter suis HS1 includes:
- a CDS encoding DNA methyltransferase, whose amino-acid sequence MDPFCGSGMSAIEALRANRKAICFDLNPLSSFFIEVYTSDFDHDSFKKVALEIVAGVRDDEYYKKLWEYDGIIHNVKYDKNEIYEVCLSEYKKHKFKNSTRRARTQQDLEALLFAKTINLQKLGLNYIDEKFLDSDSFTANFIEKIGGNNFKFIWTERNLYALSLLFSKILEVKDENIKKFLVFGFLMTTHLCCKMNIPRREQACRNFSTSWGRSAYVCSSRQMEQNPLIVFYHSCFGKQSVESALKCANTYIDKSKIKLKRVTYADKRKLDNAFSLKYGSVNVLTLADYVGENSVDFILTDPPYGGLVQYFDLSYLWLVWLKKYDVKFGEIDFNGEITINKKFDLKNYGIRFTNALKQLHRVLKDGGKMVITFHNKNIQIWNCFIRSLQDAGFIIEKVIHQKNRRSGESVVANPYGTSGTDFYIRCIKRIASLDKSKSLDNLNEMIVKIGIRAISARNEPTPFVILFDAILAEITSSGYIFSHDCDGDIKKALSAEIGKTFIITDRGKATKADRLWWLKEPHKHISLYHVPLSDRVDKVILYELKTKALITLDDALAAIYKNFPNGLTLTESSIQASLKKFALKSSGGYVYNKNAEGVLQATKHTEYIYYIGNIGKKLGYKIYVGKREQPEKITIKGQEIHLRSICDVLNLQEVLNLNQEEYFVSRAEMIDLIFIKNNKIKCIFEVENSTNIVTALHRASVLDDNVDKIIVIPDARKNELLRLKDTLTRKVIKDHNWKYITYSDVDNLNHTKNPNLATYLKAIDG is encoded by the coding sequence TTGGACCCATTCTGTGGTAGTGGGATGTCTGCAATCGAAGCATTAAGAGCTAATAGAAAGGCCATTTGTTTCGATCTAAATCCATTGAGTTCATTTTTTATTGAGGTTTATACTTCAGATTTTGATCATGATAGTTTTAAGAAAGTAGCGTTAGAAATTGTTGCTGGTGTGAGAGACGATGAATATTATAAAAAATTGTGGGAGTATGATGGCATTATCCACAATGTCAAATACGATAAAAACGAGATTTACGAAGTGTGTCTGAGCGAATACAAAAAACATAAATTTAAAAATAGTACGCGGAGAGCGCGGACACAGCAAGATTTAGAAGCGCTATTGTTTGCAAAAACAATTAATCTACAAAAATTAGGATTGAACTATATAGACGAAAAATTTTTAGATAGTGATTCATTCACGGCAAATTTTATTGAAAAAATAGGAGGGAACAATTTCAAATTTATTTGGACGGAGAGAAATCTTTATGCCCTATCGTTGCTATTTAGTAAAATTCTAGAAGTTAAAGATGAGAACATCAAGAAGTTTTTAGTATTTGGTTTTTTGATGACAACACATCTATGTTGTAAAATGAACATACCAAGAAGAGAACAGGCATGTAGAAACTTCTCCACAAGCTGGGGCAGGAGTGCCTATGTGTGTTCTAGTAGGCAGATGGAGCAAAATCCACTCATTGTTTTTTATCATAGTTGTTTTGGGAAACAGTCTGTTGAAAGTGCCTTAAAATGTGCAAATACCTACATAGATAAAAGCAAAATCAAGCTCAAAAGGGTTACTTATGCAGATAAAAGGAAGTTAGACAATGCCTTTAGCTTGAAATATGGGAGTGTTAATGTTTTGACTCTAGCAGACTATGTTGGTGAGAATTCGGTGGATTTTATATTGACAGATCCACCTTATGGCGGACTTGTGCAGTATTTTGATCTGTCTTATCTGTGGTTAGTTTGGCTGAAGAAATACGATGTTAAATTTGGAGAGATCGATTTTAATGGCGAGATCACAATCAATAAAAAGTTTGACTTGAAAAATTATGGCATAAGATTTACAAATGCTCTAAAACAACTACACAGAGTACTTAAAGATGGGGGAAAAATGGTTATCACATTCCACAATAAAAATATCCAGATATGGAATTGTTTCATCAGAAGCTTGCAAGATGCGGGTTTTATCATAGAGAAGGTGATCCACCAGAAAAATAGGCGTAGTGGAGAGTCTGTTGTGGCAAATCCATACGGGACTTCTGGTACAGATTTTTACATCAGATGCATCAAAAGAATTGCATCTCTAGATAAAAGCAAATCTTTAGATAATCTTAACGAAATGATAGTAAAGATAGGCATAAGAGCAATTTCTGCTAGAAACGAACCCACTCCTTTTGTCATTTTATTTGACGCCATACTAGCTGAAATTACAAGTAGTGGCTATATCTTTAGCCATGATTGCGATGGCGATATTAAAAAAGCTCTGTCTGCTGAAATTGGAAAGACTTTTATCATTACAGATCGTGGCAAAGCTACCAAAGCAGATAGACTATGGTGGTTAAAAGAGCCCCATAAGCATATTTCCCTTTACCATGTTCCATTGAGCGATCGAGTAGATAAGGTGATACTGTATGAGCTTAAAACAAAAGCGTTGATCACACTAGATGATGCACTTGCAGCGATCTACAAAAACTTCCCTAATGGTCTGACACTCACAGAGAGCAGTATCCAAGCAAGTTTAAAAAAATTCGCCCTTAAATCAAGTGGTGGCTATGTTTATAACAAAAATGCAGAAGGTGTCTTGCAAGCTACCAAACACACAGAATACATTTACTATATTGGCAACATAGGCAAAAAACTTGGTTATAAGATTTATGTGGGTAAGAGAGAACAGCCAGAAAAAATTACGATTAAAGGGCAAGAGATTCATTTGAGGAGTATTTGTGATGTCCTAAATTTGCAAGAAGTTTTAAACCTAAATCAAGAAGAATACTTTGTAAGTCGAGCAGAAATGATTGATCTTATATTCATCAAAAATAATAAAATCAAGTGCATATTTGAGGTTGAGAATTCAACTAATATCGTCACAGCATTACATAGGGCTTCTGTGCTAGATGACAATGTAGATAAAATCATTGTGATTCCTGATGCTAGAAAAAATGAATTACTCAGACTCAAAGACACATTAACAAGAAAGGTGATAAAAGATCACAACTGGAAATATATCACCTATAGCGATGTGGATAACTTAAATCATACCAAGAATCCAAACTTAGCTACCTATCTAAAGGCAATCGATGGGTAA
- a CDS encoding site-specific DNA-methyltransferase yields the protein MGNAEGKYDKRNTLNDLTGKEWLKLTSSFWFSEKCGLDKEAFKHPAPFLVKDIEKLIKLFTKKHMTILDPFCGSGTSLIAAYNLERYGIGFDLSKEYYQLAKDRLSALGAIQQDHYQYILGHNLDLVKKLQEDSVDYVVTSPPYYNILKNKSEIEICAQRGSCKE from the coding sequence ATGGGTAATGCAGAAGGAAAGTATGATAAGCGCAACACTTTAAATGATTTAACGGGTAAGGAATGGCTCAAATTAACTTCTAGCTTTTGGTTTAGTGAAAAGTGTGGGCTTGATAAGGAGGCTTTCAAACATCCTGCACCTTTTTTAGTTAAAGACATTGAAAAACTCATCAAGCTTTTTACAAAGAAACACATGACTATCTTGGATCCCTTTTGTGGTAGTGGGACAAGTTTAATTGCTGCTTACAACTTAGAGAGATATGGTATTGGGTTTGATTTGAGTAAAGAGTATTATCAGTTAGCCAAAGATAGATTAAGTGCACTGGGTGCGATTCAACAGGACCATTACCAGTATATTTTGGGCCATAATTTAGATTTAGTGAAAAAGTTGCAGGAGGATAGCGTGGATTATGTAGTTACCTCCCCACCCTACTACAATATTCTAAAAAATAAATCAGAGATAGAAATTTGCGCTCAAAGAGGATCTTGCAAGGAGTAA